The following are encoded in a window of Algiphilus aromaticivorans DG1253 genomic DNA:
- a CDS encoding nuclear transport factor 2 family protein, protein MSSDWPAQAMLACVSASPEAVAAHDRAAWLGLFAENAEIHDPVGSRPHAGPAAIACFYDTFIAPNTIHFEVAHELACGDSVARDVIIHTRMATGLELGVPAHIRYELTGSEDALRVRRLCAHWELPQMIGQSLRAGMKGMRSHAALSSHMLRHQGLGGMLGFMRGFGGVGSRGKARAEGCLRALRDGHRNGLKQCLGEPCRIDLPGQPTASTQELGAELGGLFWEKLIAAGDYVTATIHIGERRGIALFRFKGPRHIEQLRIYI, encoded by the coding sequence ATGTCCTCTGACTGGCCGGCGCAGGCCATGCTGGCCTGCGTGAGCGCCTCGCCGGAGGCGGTGGCGGCGCACGACCGCGCGGCCTGGCTGGGCCTCTTCGCCGAGAACGCGGAGATCCACGACCCCGTCGGCTCGCGCCCGCACGCCGGGCCTGCAGCCATCGCGTGCTTCTACGACACCTTCATCGCGCCCAACACTATCCACTTCGAGGTTGCGCACGAGCTGGCCTGCGGCGATTCCGTCGCGCGCGACGTCATCATCCATACGCGCATGGCGACCGGGCTGGAGCTGGGCGTCCCCGCACACATCCGCTACGAGCTAACGGGCAGCGAGGACGCGCTGCGCGTGCGCCGGCTCTGCGCGCACTGGGAACTGCCGCAGATGATCGGCCAGTCGCTGCGCGCCGGGATGAAGGGCATGCGAAGCCACGCTGCGCTGTCCAGCCACATGCTGCGGCACCAAGGCTTGGGCGGAATGCTCGGCTTCATGCGCGGCTTCGGCGGTGTCGGTAGCCGCGGCAAGGCGCGCGCCGAGGGCTGCCTGCGCGCGCTGCGCGACGGTCACCGCAACGGATTGAAGCAGTGTCTGGGCGAACCCTGTCGCATCGATCTACCCGGCCAGCCCACGGCCTCGACACAGGAGCTGGGCGCCGAACTCGGCGGCCTGTTCTGGGAAAAGCTCATCGCCGCTGGCGACTACGTGACCGCCACGATTCACATCGGCGAACGGCGTGGCATCGCGCTCTTTCGCTTCAAGGGCCCGCGGCACATCGAGCAACTGCGCATCTATATCTGA
- a CDS encoding phosphatidylethanolamine N-methyltransferase family domain-containing protein: MSWYTGDAVFDTVLAIGLAFAVVTFLGSIFTPAPYGRFAQGGGINLHPKLGWWLMEIPATVAFLVFFLASDTDAWTVTTLVLAGIWILHYGNRGWFFPLAIRAAPGARSSFSLMVMAMGMFVTGIHGYLHALWFTEYGTHLTPGWLTDPRFLIGLAIYAVGLLLILTSESVMRNLREPNPPPDAPRYRIPFGWGFRWVSNPQYLGEIVAWTGFAVLTWGLPGVMILLITASNLVPRALATHRWYREQFPDYPAQRRALIPYVL; encoded by the coding sequence ATGAGCTGGTACACAGGCGACGCAGTCTTCGACACGGTGCTGGCCATCGGCCTGGCATTCGCCGTCGTCACCTTCCTGGGCAGCATCTTCACGCCCGCCCCCTACGGCCGCTTCGCGCAGGGCGGTGGCATCAATCTCCATCCCAAGCTGGGCTGGTGGCTGATGGAGATCCCAGCCACGGTGGCCTTTCTGGTCTTCTTCCTGGCCAGCGACACGGACGCCTGGACCGTCACGACGCTGGTACTCGCCGGCATCTGGATCCTCCACTACGGCAACCGCGGCTGGTTCTTCCCGCTGGCGATCCGCGCCGCGCCCGGTGCGCGCAGCAGCTTCAGTCTCATGGTCATGGCCATGGGCATGTTCGTTACCGGTATCCACGGCTACCTGCACGCGCTGTGGTTCACCGAGTACGGCACGCATCTGACACCCGGCTGGTTGACCGATCCGCGCTTTCTGATCGGGCTGGCGATCTACGCGGTCGGGCTCCTGCTGATCCTGACCTCGGAGTCGGTCATGCGGAACCTGCGCGAACCGAATCCGCCCCCCGATGCGCCGCGCTATCGCATTCCCTTTGGCTGGGGCTTCCGCTGGGTCTCCAATCCACAGTATCTCGGCGAGATCGTCGCCTGGACCGGCTTCGCGGTCCTGACCTGGGGGCTGCCGGGCGTCATGATTCTGCTCATCACGGCCTCGAACCTGGTGCCGCGCGCGCTGGCCACGCACCGCTGGTACCGCGAACAGTTCCCGGACTACCCCGCGCAGCGGCGCGCCCTGATCCCCTATGTCCTCTGA
- a CDS encoding FitA-like ribbon-helix-helix domain-containing protein, with amino-acid sequence MARMTIRNISDPLHRALKARAAANGRSAEAEVRWILGEAVKRPDGLRMGEALHALGRELAISDADVDAIEAQRSTQAAEPPRFE; translated from the coding sequence ATGGCGAGGATGACTATCCGAAATATTTCCGATCCGCTGCACCGGGCGCTCAAGGCGCGGGCCGCAGCCAATGGGCGCAGCGCTGAAGCGGAGGTGCGCTGGATTCTGGGCGAGGCCGTGAAGCGGCCCGACGGGCTGCGCATGGGCGAGGCCCTGCATGCTCTCGGCCGGGAACTGGCGATCAGTGATGCCGATGTCGATGCCATCGAAGCGCAGCGCAGCACCCAGGCGGCGGAGCCGCCGCGTTTCGAGTGA
- a CDS encoding type II toxin-antitoxin system VapC family toxin encodes MIVLDTNVVSEMMRPRPDAAVREWLDAQAPETLYLASLSLAELCFGVAALPEGRRRAKLSAMVDGIESLFRGRVLVFDAAAARRFATLAAAARATGLGFPRPDGYIAAIAAEYRYSVATRDTGPFEAAGISVINPWRMPAGDGAGG; translated from the coding sequence GTGATTGTTCTCGACACCAATGTCGTTTCCGAGATGATGCGTCCGCGGCCTGACGCGGCTGTACGCGAGTGGCTGGATGCCCAGGCTCCGGAAACGCTCTATCTCGCCAGCCTGAGCCTCGCTGAACTCTGCTTTGGCGTTGCGGCTCTGCCTGAGGGACGACGGCGCGCCAAGTTGTCTGCAATGGTGGATGGCATTGAATCGCTCTTTCGCGGACGGGTGCTCGTCTTCGATGCCGCTGCCGCCCGGCGTTTCGCGACGCTGGCGGCCGCTGCGCGCGCGACCGGTCTGGGGTTCCCGCGGCCGGATGGCTACATTGCGGCCATTGCCGCGGAATACCGCTACAGCGTGGCAACGCGCGATACCGGTCCTTTTGAAGCGGCTGGCATCAGTGTCATCAATCCTTGGCGCATGCCAGCCGGGGATGGGGCGGGAGGCTAG
- a CDS encoding SDR family NAD(P)-dependent oxidoreductase: MSDKQLEGVVAVVTGASRGAGKGIALALGGHGATVYVTGRTLNEGDADLPGTVGATAELVNQAGGKGIAVACDHADDAQVEALFERVKMEQGGCDILVNNATFLHDQLIEPGGFWEKPLDMTQVFDVGIKSGYVASWHAAPQMVGRGGGLIVFTSSFGARCYMHGPAYGAQKVAVDKFAADMAVDLKPHNVATASIWMGMLQTDRTRRVMSREPDKYTGFWEIAETPEFTGNLVAALYRDEQRMERSGKTLIGAELAQEYGITEEDGRQPPSHREMLGEPCQAHPAVVQ, encoded by the coding sequence ATGAGCGACAAGCAGCTTGAAGGCGTGGTGGCCGTGGTCACCGGCGCCTCGCGTGGGGCCGGCAAGGGAATTGCCCTCGCCCTGGGCGGACACGGCGCAACGGTCTATGTCACCGGCCGCACGCTCAATGAGGGCGACGCCGACCTGCCCGGCACGGTGGGCGCCACCGCCGAGCTGGTGAACCAGGCCGGCGGCAAGGGCATCGCGGTAGCCTGCGACCATGCCGACGACGCACAGGTCGAAGCGCTCTTCGAGCGCGTGAAAATGGAGCAGGGCGGCTGCGACATCCTCGTCAACAACGCCACCTTCCTGCACGACCAGCTCATCGAGCCGGGCGGCTTCTGGGAGAAGCCGCTGGACATGACCCAGGTCTTCGACGTCGGCATCAAGTCCGGCTACGTCGCCAGCTGGCATGCCGCGCCGCAGATGGTCGGCCGTGGCGGCGGGCTCATCGTCTTCACCTCATCCTTCGGCGCGCGCTGCTACATGCACGGGCCGGCCTACGGCGCACAGAAAGTGGCCGTCGACAAGTTCGCAGCCGACATGGCGGTGGATCTCAAGCCGCACAACGTGGCCACGGCTTCGATCTGGATGGGCATGCTGCAGACCGACCGCACGCGCCGCGTCATGAGCCGCGAGCCGGACAAGTACACCGGCTTCTGGGAAATCGCCGAGACGCCGGAGTTCACCGGCAATCTCGTCGCCGCGCTGTATCGCGACGAACAGCGCATGGAGCGCTCCGGCAAGACCCTGATCGGCGCCGAGCTGGCGCAGGAATACGGCATCACCGAAGAAGACGGCCGTCAGCCGCCGTCGCATCGGGAGATGCTGGGCGAGCCCTGTCAGGCGCATCCGGCGGTGGTGCAGTAG
- a CDS encoding FadD3 family acyl-CoA ligase: MSQDALPQTTPGVFAEAVRHHRDRPALVDEQGGVTTYSELDAIRYRAAAALIAQGIETGDRVAIWAPNTVQWVMAALAIHSAGAVLVPINTRMRGNEAGYILEKSGAKLLFCAGRFLDAHYPSQLDAHRPDSLEHVVVLHDAAAGDTTWEALLESAPKDGRTAVDARLEALDADSVMDIMFTSGTTGLPKGVVTAHGQNLRAIREWSRCMGLSADDRYLIINPFFHAFGYKVGWLAGLMHGMAVYPQAVFDTTKVVERIASDRISVLPGPPTLFVSLLDDPELSRRDLSSLRATITGAAAVAPSLIERVRAELGFDIVLTGYGLTETCGIVTLCDADDDAETIVNTVGRALPGIDLACMGEDGRLLPAEEAGEIVVRGYNVMQGYFEDPEATAKAIDAEGWLHTGDVGSLDERGYLRITDRLKDMYICGGFNCYPAEIERLISAHPAVAQVAVVGVPDERMGEVGKAFVVPRSGQSLDEKAFRDWCREQMANYKAPRYVEVRESLPMNASGKVLKYELRNEKPAA; this comes from the coding sequence ATGAGCCAGGACGCACTGCCCCAAACGACCCCGGGCGTCTTCGCCGAAGCCGTCCGCCACCATCGTGATCGCCCCGCCCTCGTTGACGAGCAGGGCGGCGTCACGACTTACAGCGAGCTGGACGCCATCCGCTATCGCGCTGCGGCGGCGCTGATCGCCCAGGGCATCGAAACCGGCGATCGCGTCGCCATCTGGGCGCCCAACACGGTGCAGTGGGTGATGGCCGCACTCGCCATCCACAGCGCCGGCGCGGTGCTGGTACCGATCAATACACGCATGCGCGGCAACGAGGCTGGCTACATTCTGGAAAAAAGCGGCGCCAAGCTGCTGTTCTGCGCCGGCCGCTTCCTCGATGCGCACTATCCCAGCCAGCTCGACGCCCACCGCCCCGACAGTCTCGAGCATGTCGTGGTTCTGCACGATGCAGCAGCCGGCGACACGACCTGGGAAGCCCTCCTCGAGTCAGCACCCAAGGATGGGCGCACCGCCGTCGACGCGCGCCTCGAAGCGCTCGACGCCGACAGCGTCATGGACATCATGTTCACCTCGGGCACCACCGGTCTGCCCAAGGGCGTGGTCACGGCCCACGGCCAGAACCTGCGCGCGATCCGCGAGTGGTCGCGATGCATGGGGCTCTCGGCCGACGACCGCTATCTGATCATCAACCCCTTCTTTCACGCCTTCGGCTACAAGGTGGGCTGGCTCGCCGGGCTGATGCACGGCATGGCCGTCTATCCGCAGGCCGTGTTCGATACGACCAAGGTCGTCGAGCGCATCGCCTCCGACCGCATCTCGGTGCTGCCGGGACCGCCCACCCTCTTCGTCAGCCTGCTCGACGACCCCGAGCTGTCCAGGCGCGATCTCTCCAGCCTGCGCGCCACGATCACCGGAGCCGCGGCCGTGGCGCCCAGCCTGATCGAGCGCGTGCGCGCCGAGCTGGGCTTCGACATCGTGCTCACCGGCTACGGACTGACCGAAACCTGCGGCATCGTCACGCTCTGCGACGCCGACGACGACGCCGAAACCATCGTCAACACCGTCGGCCGCGCGCTGCCGGGCATCGATCTGGCCTGCATGGGCGAGGACGGCAGGCTGCTGCCTGCAGAGGAAGCCGGCGAGATCGTCGTACGCGGCTACAACGTCATGCAGGGCTATTTCGAGGACCCGGAAGCTACCGCCAAGGCCATCGATGCCGAGGGCTGGCTGCATACCGGCGACGTCGGCAGCCTGGACGAGCGCGGCTATCTCCGGATCACCGACCGCCTCAAGGACATGTACATCTGCGGCGGCTTCAACTGCTACCCCGCCGAGATCGAGCGCCTGATCAGCGCCCACCCGGCCGTCGCGCAGGTCGCCGTGGTCGGCGTTCCGGACGAACGCATGGGCGAGGTCGGCAAGGCCTTCGTGGTGCCGAGAAGCGGTCAGAGCCTCGACGAAAAAGCCTTCCGCGACTGGTGCCGCGAGCAGATGGCCAACTACAAGGCGCCGCGCTACGTGGAAGTGCGCGAATCCCTGCCGATGAATGCCTCGGGCAAGGTCCTGAAATACGAACTGCGCAACGAGAAACCGGCTGCTTGA
- a CDS encoding ferredoxin--NADP reductase: MNVPAYHRLTVDEVITETADAHSLRFAVPEHLLDDFAYKPGQHLQLHVPHDDGALPRCYSLSSNPYAGEPLQVTIKRIDDGRASNWICDNITPGDTLEVMPPAGVFVPRTLDADLLMFAGGSGITPCYSILQSVLTAGRGHVRLIYANRDEASIIFREALAELAREHPDRLEIIHWLDSVQGYPTQTQLTMLARGWERADCFVCGPGVFMDTATAALHAMGLPRNRVHVERFVSLPSDADALAEPAAPAADAPEGPVALTVHIDGQTVEAEGRADQPLLDAFQEAGIEAPFSCRSGACGACMCRLDEGSVTHRNNVVLDDAELAEGWILSCQALPTSSQLRITYPE, from the coding sequence ATGAACGTACCTGCCTACCATCGCCTGACGGTCGACGAAGTCATCACCGAGACAGCGGATGCGCACTCCCTGCGCTTCGCCGTCCCCGAGCACCTGCTCGACGATTTCGCCTACAAACCCGGCCAGCACCTGCAGCTGCACGTGCCGCACGACGACGGCGCGTTGCCGCGCTGCTATTCGCTGTCCTCGAATCCCTATGCCGGAGAGCCGCTGCAGGTCACCATCAAACGCATCGACGATGGCCGCGCCTCGAACTGGATCTGCGACAACATCACCCCCGGTGACACGCTCGAGGTCATGCCGCCGGCCGGCGTCTTCGTGCCACGCACGCTGGACGCCGACCTGTTGATGTTCGCCGGCGGCAGCGGCATCACGCCCTGCTATTCCATTCTGCAATCGGTGCTGACAGCGGGCCGGGGCCACGTACGGCTGATCTATGCCAATCGCGACGAGGCCTCGATCATCTTCCGGGAAGCCTTGGCCGAGCTGGCGCGCGAACACCCCGACCGCCTGGAGATCATCCACTGGCTCGACAGCGTGCAGGGCTACCCCACGCAGACGCAGCTCACCATGCTCGCCCGCGGCTGGGAACGCGCCGATTGCTTTGTCTGCGGTCCCGGTGTCTTCATGGACACGGCCACCGCTGCCCTGCATGCCATGGGCCTGCCGCGCAATCGTGTGCACGTGGAGCGCTTCGTCTCGCTACCGAGCGACGCCGACGCGCTCGCCGAGCCGGCCGCGCCGGCAGCCGACGCCCCCGAGGGCCCGGTCGCGCTGACCGTGCACATCGACGGACAGACCGTCGAAGCCGAAGGCCGCGCCGACCAACCCCTGCTCGACGCCTTCCAGGAAGCGGGCATCGAGGCGCCCTTCTCCTGTCGCAGCGGTGCCTGCGGCGCCTGCATGTGTCGACTCGACGAAGGCAGCGTCACGCATCGCAACAACGTCGTGCTCGACGACGCCGAGCTCGCCGAAGGCTGGATCCTTTCCTGCCAGGCGCTGCCCACATCCTCACAGCTACGCATCACCTATCCGGAATGA
- a CDS encoding SDR family oxidoreductase, translated as MDRLKDKVALITGGGGGLGSEDARLMVAEGARVVITDVDEEAGNSIAKELGTDALFLKHDISSESDWERVMAEAEKHFGGVDVLVNNAAILLPGSIEDTSLDLWHKIMRVNADGYFLGCRFGLKAMKQRPSGSIINMGSISGIMGQSTFAAYSASKGTVLALTRSVAAHCKRHHLPIRCNAVVPDGIKTPMVAKLHESIEPGQLPDMPDMEEVMSRMAEPRDLAWMVIYLASDESRFVNGAEMRVDNGWAMLDG; from the coding sequence ATGGACAGACTCAAGGACAAGGTGGCCCTCATCACGGGCGGCGGCGGCGGACTCGGCAGCGAGGACGCGCGGCTAATGGTCGCCGAGGGCGCGCGCGTGGTGATCACCGACGTCGACGAGGAGGCCGGCAACAGCATCGCCAAGGAGCTCGGCACCGACGCGCTTTTCCTCAAGCACGACATCAGCTCGGAAAGCGACTGGGAGCGCGTCATGGCCGAAGCCGAGAAGCACTTCGGCGGTGTGGACGTACTGGTCAACAACGCCGCCATCCTGCTGCCCGGCTCCATCGAGGACACCTCGCTGGATCTGTGGCACAAGATCATGCGCGTGAACGCCGACGGCTACTTCCTGGGCTGCCGCTTCGGCCTGAAGGCGATGAAGCAGCGCCCTTCGGGCTCGATCATCAATATGGGATCGATCTCCGGAATCATGGGGCAGTCGACCTTTGCCGCCTACAGCGCTTCCAAGGGTACGGTCCTCGCGCTGACCCGCAGCGTCGCCGCGCACTGCAAGCGCCACCACTTGCCGATCCGCTGCAACGCGGTGGTGCCGGACGGCATCAAGACGCCCATGGTGGCCAAGCTGCACGAGAGCATAGAACCCGGCCAGCTGCCCGACATGCCGGATATGGAAGAGGTCATGTCGCGCATGGCCGAGCCGCGCGACCTGGCCTGGATGGTGATCTACCTGGCCTCCGACGAGTCCCGCTTCGTTAACGGTGCCGAGATGCGCGTCGACAACGGCTGGGCAATGCTCGACGGCTGA
- a CDS encoding FAD-binding protein — protein sequence MASDPHSNSQRDGTLAIAQPLAIDPAGASWDQEVQVLVLGFGAAGAATAISAHDDGADALICERFDGGGASRLSGGVVYAGGGTRYQREAGFEDSPEAMAAYLATEVGDAVSPETLQRFCADSVGLLEWLETLGIPFASESKPPKTSYPRDGVYLYFSGSETVPENAAIAKPAPRGHRTAAPGMSGWKLFAALQEAVAARDIRVSRQTAVRRLITDRDSGAVLGAEVGRLPPGSKAAKRHARLSALAQRLHNVAGGLADKLRARVARIEAEEAETLRIRATRGVVLTTGGFVFNREMLSEHAPSYMDNLRLGATGCDGSGIRLGLSAGGSTARLEKVSAWRFINPPSPWPEGLIVDSQGKRFCNEEVYGAKLGVRMCEEHDGRAWLILDRELRRRAIREAIFGKLWAFQAIPSLLLMLFAKRAKTLASLAPKLGLSATNLQGAAASMSNAIRDGQPDPLGKSDKMRHALTTGPFYAIDISAGNPMFPCPAITLGGLRVDEHSGAVLRDDGQAVPGLYAAGRAAVGLASNGYVSGLSLADCLWSGRRAGAVLASKNPQQSASTEAA from the coding sequence ATGGCCAGCGACCCACACAGCAACAGCCAACGCGACGGCACACTGGCGATTGCACAGCCGCTGGCCATTGACCCGGCCGGTGCAAGCTGGGACCAGGAAGTCCAGGTTCTCGTGCTCGGCTTCGGTGCCGCGGGCGCAGCCACCGCCATCAGCGCGCATGACGACGGCGCCGACGCCCTCATCTGCGAGCGCTTCGACGGCGGCGGGGCCTCAAGACTGTCGGGCGGCGTGGTCTACGCTGGCGGTGGCACGCGCTACCAGCGCGAAGCCGGCTTCGAAGACAGCCCCGAAGCCATGGCTGCCTATCTGGCCACGGAGGTCGGCGACGCCGTCAGCCCCGAGACCCTGCAACGTTTCTGCGCGGATAGCGTCGGCCTGCTGGAGTGGCTGGAAACGCTGGGCATACCCTTCGCCAGCGAGTCAAAGCCTCCCAAGACCTCCTACCCGCGCGACGGGGTCTATCTTTACTTCTCGGGCAGCGAAACCGTTCCCGAGAACGCTGCCATCGCCAAGCCCGCGCCGCGCGGCCACCGCACGGCCGCACCGGGCATGTCCGGCTGGAAGCTTTTCGCCGCGCTGCAGGAAGCGGTAGCCGCGCGCGACATCCGCGTCAGTCGCCAGACCGCCGTACGCCGCCTGATCACTGACCGCGACTCCGGCGCCGTGCTGGGTGCCGAGGTCGGCCGCCTGCCGCCGGGGTCCAAGGCCGCCAAGCGTCACGCGCGGCTAAGCGCCCTCGCCCAGCGCCTGCACAACGTCGCCGGCGGCCTCGCCGACAAGCTGCGTGCGCGGGTCGCGCGTATAGAGGCCGAGGAAGCCGAAACGCTGCGCATCCGCGCGACGCGTGGCGTGGTGCTCACCACCGGCGGCTTCGTCTTCAACCGGGAAATGCTCTCCGAGCACGCGCCCAGCTACATGGACAACCTGCGCCTCGGCGCCACCGGCTGCGACGGCAGCGGCATCCGGCTCGGTCTGTCCGCTGGTGGCAGCACCGCTCGCCTGGAGAAAGTCTCGGCCTGGCGCTTCATCAACCCGCCGTCGCCCTGGCCCGAGGGTCTGATCGTCGATAGTCAGGGCAAGCGTTTCTGCAACGAGGAGGTCTATGGCGCGAAGCTGGGCGTGCGCATGTGCGAAGAACACGACGGTCGCGCCTGGCTGATCCTCGACCGCGAGCTCCGGCGCCGCGCGATCCGCGAAGCAATCTTCGGCAAGCTCTGGGCCTTCCAGGCCATCCCCTCGCTGCTGCTGATGCTCTTCGCCAAGCGCGCGAAGACACTGGCGAGCCTGGCACCGAAGCTGGGCCTGTCGGCCACCAACCTGCAGGGCGCGGCAGCCAGCATGAGCAACGCCATCCGCGACGGCCAGCCCGACCCGCTGGGCAAGTCGGACAAGATGCGGCACGCGCTCACCACCGGCCCTTTCTACGCCATCGATATTTCGGCGGGCAATCCGATGTTCCCCTGCCCGGCCATCACTCTCGGCGGCCTGCGTGTCGATGAGCACAGCGGTGCGGTGTTGCGTGACGACGGCCAAGCCGTCCCGGGGCTCTATGCCGCCGGCCGGGCAGCCGTGGGGCTGGCCTCCAACGGCTACGTCAGCGGTCTTTCGCTGGCGGACTGCCTGTGGTCCGGCCGCCGTGCCGGTGCCGTGCTCGCGAGCAAGAACCCGCAGCAGAGCGCCTCGACCGAGGCGGCCTGA
- a CDS encoding nuclear transport factor 2 family protein produces MLDLQTISDRLEIESVLVTYVNAIDARDFDALDAVFTPDAHIDYTAMGGIEGSYDKVKPWLAQVLPNFPAYCHMIGNISIQVDGDTARARCVCFNPMTVELAGGVRQTMFLGLWYVDELVRTAQGWRISRRSEEKCFDHNVPEALNTGAS; encoded by the coding sequence ATGCTCGACCTGCAGACCATCTCGGACCGCCTCGAGATCGAGTCGGTGCTGGTGACCTACGTCAACGCCATCGATGCCCGCGACTTCGATGCCCTCGACGCCGTGTTCACACCGGACGCGCACATCGACTACACCGCCATGGGGGGCATCGAAGGCAGCTATGACAAGGTCAAACCCTGGCTCGCCCAAGTGCTGCCCAACTTCCCGGCCTACTGCCACATGATCGGCAACATCAGCATCCAGGTCGACGGCGACACGGCCAGGGCGCGCTGTGTCTGCTTCAACCCGATGACCGTGGAGCTGGCCGGCGGCGTGCGGCAGACCATGTTCCTTGGCCTCTGGTACGTGGACGAGCTGGTGCGCACCGCGCAGGGCTGGCGCATCAGCCGGCGCAGCGAAGAGAAGTGCTTCGATCACAACGTTCCCGAAGCCCTCAACACGGGCGCGAGCTGA
- a CDS encoding TetR/AcrR family transcriptional regulator, with translation MKAPASTKGRERRDQILDAAASTLIEAGYADFSLRKVAERLGIRLSNLQYYFPTLVELLSALFTRELDRARERFEASGSKDLEALLAMLLNEQDDDGSCRLFWELWALSARNRDIADIMAGFYQRYSTAVESLIAQASPEMRPAQRRRRSVLITAMIEGLSLFRGDGRNPPGGDAALRREALACARTLAVTQG, from the coding sequence ATGAAAGCGCCTGCCAGCACGAAGGGCCGCGAGCGGCGCGACCAGATCCTGGATGCAGCCGCGTCTACATTGATCGAGGCCGGCTACGCCGATTTCTCGCTGCGCAAGGTCGCGGAGCGCCTCGGCATCCGCCTCTCCAACCTGCAGTACTACTTCCCGACACTGGTGGAGTTGCTGTCAGCGCTGTTCACGCGTGAGCTGGATCGCGCTCGCGAGCGCTTCGAGGCGAGCGGCTCCAAGGATCTGGAAGCACTGCTAGCCATGCTGCTCAACGAGCAGGATGACGACGGAAGCTGCCGGCTGTTCTGGGAGCTGTGGGCGCTGTCGGCACGCAATCGCGATATCGCCGACATCATGGCCGGCTTCTACCAGCGCTACAGCACGGCCGTGGAATCCCTGATCGCTCAAGCCAGCCCGGAGATGCGCCCGGCGCAGCGCCGGCGACGCTCCGTGCTGATCACGGCGATGATCGAGGGGCTTTCGCTGTTCCGGGGCGACGGGCGCAACCCGCCCGGCGGCGACGCCGCCCTGCGTCGCGAGGCGCTGGCCTGTGCGCGGACGCTGGCCGTGACGCAGGGCTGA
- a CDS encoding saccharopine dehydrogenase family protein, whose translation MIPDSSESRSVVIVGGYGVVGSQVASLLAARDPQLELLIAGRDAIKAAAVADTLPRAQAVAVDLNDIDPLHGLSQLPDLVLCAANDLHDKLLRACAARGVALIDITRWPARIQDALRVLPAVSGAEAPVVLASSWMASVPATLAAYVARGMHRVTSVEIDILYALADRAGPDSVAYLDRLATPFEAMVDGEWVRRRPFAESARVAFDGAGHATTYRFDTPDQMTLPAITGAGSVTARIAFDDAWATGALALLIRSGIWRLISGPRFAGLRRRMLYNPGEGGHHRIRIQFSGRDAQGAGVSRELILDDPAGQTHLTAVGAVIQIERVMGLRGHERAAVPEGAQYAEAVTDGALAVETLRQCGVEVAGLDATAGADGEPGRRAA comes from the coding sequence GTGATTCCAGATAGTTCCGAGTCGAGGTCCGTGGTGATCGTGGGTGGCTATGGCGTAGTCGGCAGCCAGGTCGCTAGCCTGCTGGCGGCCCGTGATCCACAACTCGAGCTGCTGATTGCCGGCCGCGACGCGATCAAAGCAGCCGCAGTTGCTGACACCTTGCCGCGGGCCCAAGCGGTGGCTGTGGATCTGAACGACATCGACCCCTTGCACGGCCTGTCCCAGCTGCCGGATCTGGTGTTGTGCGCGGCCAACGATCTGCACGACAAGCTGCTGCGAGCGTGCGCGGCTCGCGGCGTTGCGCTGATCGATATCACGCGCTGGCCGGCGCGCATTCAGGACGCGCTGCGCGTGCTACCTGCAGTTAGTGGTGCCGAGGCGCCGGTGGTGTTGGCTTCCTCATGGATGGCGTCGGTGCCGGCGACGCTGGCCGCGTACGTCGCGCGCGGCATGCATCGAGTGACGTCCGTCGAGATCGATATTCTCTATGCCCTGGCGGATCGGGCCGGTCCCGACTCGGTGGCGTATCTCGATCGCCTGGCCACTCCCTTCGAGGCGATGGTGGATGGCGAATGGGTCCGGCGCCGGCCCTTCGCGGAGTCGGCGCGGGTGGCCTTCGACGGCGCCGGCCACGCGACAACCTATCGCTTCGACACACCGGACCAGATGACCTTGCCGGCCATCACCGGCGCCGGCAGTGTCACCGCCCGCATCGCCTTTGACGATGCCTGGGCCACCGGCGCGCTGGCCCTCCTGATCCGTTCGGGTATCTGGCGCCTCATCAGCGGACCGCGCTTCGCGGGGCTGCGTCGTCGCATGCTCTACAACCCCGGCGAGGGAGGTCATCACCGCATTCGGATCCAATTCAGCGGTCGCGATGCGCAGGGCGCCGGTGTGTCGCGGGAGCTGATACTGGATGATCCGGCAGGGCAGACCCACCTGACGGCGGTGGGCGCTGTTATTCAGATAGAGCGCGTGATGGGGTTACGCGGGCACGAGCGGGCCGCGGTGCCGGAGGGGGCACAGTACGCCGAGGCCGTGACCGATGGCGCGCTGGCAGTGGAGACCCTGCGCCAGTGCGGAGTGGAGGTGGCGGGCCTCGACGCGACCGCTGGCGCCGACGGCGAGCCGGGGCGGCGCGCGGCGTAG